The region AACGCAAAAAAGAGGAATCAAGAAAAACAACATTGTTTATTATGTTGAAAATGATTTACAAACCATTTCGGCCTACAAAAGAAGCAAATTGAAATGGCAGACTAATGTAATTTCTGTTTGCGGAAAACCCAAAAAAGGAGAACCTGAAATTAGATATGTAGGTTATAATTCAGACAAACTGCTTATCGTAATCGGAAAACATAATTTTGCTGAAATTGATGTAAACAGTGGTGAAACTAAGTTTGTTGGTTAAGATTGAAAAAATGAAGAAATTTATATAGAATACCCTTTTTCTAAATAGAGAAAGGGTGTTTTTTTTGCTCTCAATATCATTTTTATCTTGTTAATTTGGATATATTTGATGAACAAAAATCCCTGAACAAAATACAAAACCATAAGCATGAATAAGCAAATTTTACTTTTTTTTACAGTTTTTATCTTCTCAAAATGCTTTTCGCAAAAATTAGAATCAAATAGAGAAAAAATTGAAAGCGCAAAAACTGAATTAAAAGAGGCAAATAAAATTTTTAGTGCTTGTATTGTAAATTCTGATTTAAAAATATGTGTAGACGAATTAGTAAAAAATGCTACAAATGAATATAGAAAATATAGCATTGGCGGAATGCTTTATGAAATCGATACAGACAAATCTTTTAAACTTCACGAAGAAGCCTATTTAGCCAATGACAATGATATAAATTTTGTTTTAGAATATGCAATTGAACTTCACAGAAAAGAAAAATATGCCGAAGCTTCAAAACTTTATGAAAAATATTCTGAAAATTCTCCAAAAGACATCAAAGCATATGCGTGGTTAAGTGATTGCTACATCAATACCGGAGAAATAGAGAAATCAATTCTAAATTGGAAAAAAACAAACCATTCCGAAAACCATATAGCAATTGACAATGCAATGTTCATTATTTATGGAAAAACTACACAAATTAAAACCCGAAGTGATTTAAGATTTGAAATTGAAAAAGGGGAAACTTCAAATTTTTATCCTTTAATATTCTTAGATAAAAACTGGGAATCAGATTGGTGGAATACGCATACCCAAGAATATTTCTTAAATGAAGATCTAAAATTAGCGCAAACAAAATTGGGAGAAGCAAATCCAGATTTTAAAACTATAAAAGCGTATTTAAAGATAAAAGAGCTTGAAAGATTAGGACAATCAGAAGAAATTAAAAAGGTTCTGGTTGACAATAAAATTATTTTAAACAATAATCCAATACCGGCTTTTGGTGAGTTCTCATCTGATTTATTGCGTATTACGTTTATTAATCAATTTTTAAATGAAAATGATTTTTACAAGAACCGAGGAAATGAGCTATTAGAACTTGCTAAAAAAACAAAAGATAAAGAGCTGCTAAACATTTATGCTTTTCTGCAAGCGTCAGTTAACGGAACTGTAAATCCTGAAATTGACAAATTAGGATGGAAAGAATTTAAAGATGAGCGATTTGCAAGAAGCTATTTTTCTGCTAAAGCAAATGATTTAAGATATGATGATATTGAATTAAATGAAGCCTTAAAGGATTTCCCAAACTCATCCTATTTATTTTGGCTGAAAGCAAAATGCGCAAAAATGGAAAACAAACCTGTAAGACAAGATTTGATAGAACTGATAAAAAGAGAATTCAAAACGTTTGGAACAGATCAAAACAAATATAGCTATAGACTTAAATCTTATATGGGCACTTTAGAGGTTGAAAAAGTATAAATAACTATCAAAATTCGACGTAAAATTTTAATCCAATGAAACTCATAGTCTGGAATTGCAACATGGCATTCAGAAAAAAAGCAGAATACATTCTCGCTTACAATCCTGATATTGCCGTTATTTCTGAGTGCGAAAACCCTGAAAAATTAAAATTTCCAGATAATATAAAACAGCCGACAGACATTCTTTGGTACGGAACCAATCCGCATAAAGGAATTGGCGTTTTCTCTTATAGTGATTATCGATTTCAGCTTTTGGATTGCCATAATCCTGCTTTTAAAAACATTCTACCCATTACTGTAACAAGCGGAAAAATTGATTTTACATTATTTGCTGTTTGGGCAAATAATCCATCGGATAAAGATGGCGCTTACGTTACCCAGGTTTGGAAAGCGATTCATTTTTATGAAAATTTGATCAAAGAAACCAAAACCATTTTAATTGGCGATTTCAACAGCAACACGATTTGGGACAAACCGCGTCGCGAAGGCAATCATACAACGGTTGTAAACAAATTGGCTGAGAAAAATATTTTCAGCACCTATCACAAATATTTCAATCAAATTCAAGGCAAAGAAGAGCATCCAACTTTATACCTTCACAA is a window of Flavobacterium crocinum DNA encoding:
- a CDS encoding tetratricopeptide repeat protein — translated: MNKQILLFFTVFIFSKCFSQKLESNREKIESAKTELKEANKIFSACIVNSDLKICVDELVKNATNEYRKYSIGGMLYEIDTDKSFKLHEEAYLANDNDINFVLEYAIELHRKEKYAEASKLYEKYSENSPKDIKAYAWLSDCYINTGEIEKSILNWKKTNHSENHIAIDNAMFIIYGKTTQIKTRSDLRFEIEKGETSNFYPLIFLDKNWESDWWNTHTQEYFLNEDLKLAQTKLGEANPDFKTIKAYLKIKELERLGQSEEIKKVLVDNKIILNNNPIPAFGEFSSDLLRITFINQFLNENDFYKNRGNELLELAKKTKDKELLNIYAFLQASVNGTVNPEIDKLGWKEFKDERFARSYFSAKANDLRYDDIELNEALKDFPNSSYLFWLKAKCAKMENKPVRQDLIELIKREFKTFGTDQNKYSYRLKSYMGTLEVEKV
- a CDS encoding endonuclease/exonuclease/phosphatase family protein, coding for MKLIVWNCNMAFRKKAEYILAYNPDIAVISECENPEKLKFPDNIKQPTDILWYGTNPHKGIGVFSYSDYRFQLLDCHNPAFKNILPITVTSGKIDFTLFAVWANNPSDKDGAYVTQVWKAIHFYENLIKETKTILIGDFNSNTIWDKPRREGNHTTVVNKLAEKNIFSTYHKYFNQIQGKEEHPTLYLHKNENKPYHIDYCFTSNDFIEVLESVEVGNYKDWTSYSDHKPLIIKFNI